Part of the Elusimicrobiales bacterium genome, AGAGGACGCGCTGGCCCGCATAGCCGCCGTAACGCGCGCGTGCAGGCTGGACCCGCAGAGCCGCCTTCTCTGCAACAAGCTGCGCTCGGTCAAAAATCTGCTTAAGATGTGCAAATACTACGAGGTGGCGCGCGAGTTCGCCCGCATCGTGGCCGAGGAGAGCAAGGGCCGGTTTATCATCGTAACCGGCGGCGGCCCCGGCATAATGGAAGCCGCCAACCGCGGCGCATACGAAGGCGGCGCAAAAAGCATCGGCCTCAATATCACTCTGCCGATGGAACAGGGGCCAAACCCTTACGTGTCGCCGGAATTCGCGTTCCGCTTCCATTATTTCGCGATGCGCAAAATGCACTTTATGATGCGCGCCAAGGCGCTGGTGGTTTTTCCCGGCGGCTTTGGCACTTTTGACGAGCTTTTCGAGGCGCTGACCCTGCTGCAAACCGGCAAGAAGCATCATTTCCCCATAGTGATGATCGGCAAAAAATACTGGAGCGACATCATCAAGTGGGACGCCATCGCGCGCTACGGCGTCATCTCCAAAGAGGACATCAAGCTGCTGCATTTTGTTGACAGCGCGCGCGCCGCATGGAATATCGTAAAAGACTTCTACAAGCTGGCCTAGCTTTCCTTCCGGCGGCGGCGTGTTTGTGCTTTGTGTGGCTTGTGGCGCTGTTCCCGCCGCCGGACACGGCGCGGCTGATTTTCGGCGGGGCGGATAACCCGGCGGCGCGGACGGCGGCGCGCTGGTCGTCCGCCTGCAACGGCGTCCAGTGCTTTGTCTGCCCGTTCAAGTGCTTTCTGCCGGAGGGGATGCGGGGCCGCTGCCGCGTCCGGCTCAACAGCGGGGGGGAGCTTAAGACCCTCGTCTACGGCGGCGCGGTTTCCGCGCATATAGACCCGATAGAGAAAAAACCCGTTTTCCACATGCTGCCCGGAAGCTGGATTTATTCCATAGCCACCGCCGGCTGCAACCTGCGCTGCAAAGCCTGCCAGAACTGGGAGATTTCGCAGATTTATCCCGAACAGGCGGAAAAGAGTATTCTTGTCCCTACCGGGCTTGACATTGTGCCCGTGCCGGGCAGCCCCGGCATGGCTTCCGTTCAGTTGAAAACCGAGCCTAAAAGCTGGCTGCCGCCGGAGGATGTGGTAAATTACGCTCTGGCCGCGCGCTCAAAAAGCATAGCCTACACCTATTCCGAGCCGATAGTTTTTTACGAATACGTGCGCGATACCGCCGCGCTGGCGCGCAAGCGCGGCCTTAAAAACGTGCTGGTTACCGGCGGCTATGCGAATCCGGCGGCGTTCAAGGCGCTGATTAAGGATTTTGACGTCGTTAAAATAGACCTCAAGGGCTTTGATGAAAAATTCTACAGCGGCTATGTCGGCGGGGAGTTGGAAAACGTCAAGCGGGCCATGCTGGCCGCCAAAGAGACCGGCATACAACTGGAAATAGTGAATCTGGTCATTCCCGGACTAAACGACAGCGAGGCTTCAATAAC contains:
- the amrS gene encoding AmmeMemoRadiSam system radical SAM enzyme; amino-acid sequence: MWLVALFPPPDTARLIFGGADNPAARTAARWSSACNGVQCFVCPFKCFLPEGMRGRCRVRLNSGGELKTLVYGGAVSAHIDPIEKKPVFHMLPGSWIYSIATAGCNLRCKACQNWEISQIYPEQAEKSILVPTGLDIVPVPGSPGMASVQLKTEPKSWLPPEDVVNYALAARSKSIAYTYSEPIVFYEYVRDTAALARKRGLKNVLVTGGYANPAAFKALIKDFDVVKIDLKGFDEKFYSGYVGGELENVKRAMLAAKETGIQLEIVNLVIPGLNDSEASITALCRWVKDNLGADTPLFFSRFGPNYKLANLPPTPVETLERARNSAIKAGLRFVYVGNLPGGAGETTFCPKCGKPLIVRYGYRVLQDVVTPSGGKCPYDGTPIPGIWK
- a CDS encoding TIGR00730 family Rossman fold protein; this translates as MKKPVEPFDRQKQTLLLRKSKPYRKAYQDFEFLAREELRPLRLQLEMMKPEMILQDYGITSTVVCFGSARIWSKEDALARIAAVTRACRLDPQSRLLCNKLRSVKNLLKMCKYYEVAREFARIVAEESKGRFIIVTGGGPGIMEAANRGAYEGGAKSIGLNITLPMEQGPNPYVSPEFAFRFHYFAMRKMHFMMRAKALVVFPGGFGTFDELFEALTLLQTGKKHHFPIVMIGKKYWSDIIKWDAIARYGVISKEDIKLLHFVDSARAAWNIVKDFYKLA